A genomic segment from Lutibacter sp. A80 encodes:
- a CDS encoding 16S rRNA (uracil(1498)-N(3))-methyltransferase, which produces MQLFYNSEINTTTKQFTFDKTESRHIVRVLRKKEGDKIFITNGLGALFTSEIEIANDKRCLVKILESKTHKKPWNYYLHIAIAPTKLNDRFEWFLEKATEIGIDEITPIICDHSERKVLKIERMEKIIHAAAKQSLKFHFPKLNELVTFNQFIKSDFNGQLFIAHCEETSKKSLKSALTPKQNTTILIGPEGDFSTKEISKSIKHNFIPVSLGESRLRTETAGVVATHSVAFVNEL; this is translated from the coding sequence ATGCAGTTATTTTACAATTCTGAAATTAATACTACAACCAAACAATTTACGTTCGACAAAACAGAAAGTCGTCATATTGTACGTGTATTACGAAAAAAAGAAGGAGATAAAATTTTTATCACCAATGGACTAGGAGCGCTTTTTACTTCTGAAATTGAAATTGCAAACGACAAAAGATGTCTGGTTAAAATTTTAGAAAGCAAAACACATAAAAAACCTTGGAATTATTACCTACATATTGCTATTGCGCCTACTAAATTAAATGATCGTTTTGAATGGTTTTTAGAAAAGGCAACCGAAATTGGTATTGATGAAATTACTCCAATTATTTGTGATCACTCCGAAAGAAAGGTTTTGAAAATTGAAAGAATGGAAAAAATTATACACGCTGCTGCTAAACAATCACTTAAATTTCATTTTCCAAAACTAAATGAACTTGTAACTTTTAATCAGTTTATAAAGTCTGACTTTAACGGACAATTATTTATTGCACATTGTGAAGAAACTTCAAAAAAATCTTTAAAATCTGCTTTAACACCAAAGCAAAACACCACAATACTTATTGGTCCAGAAGGTGATTTTTCTACCAAAGAAATTTCAAAAAGTATTAAACATAATTTTATTCCAGTATCTTTGGGCGAAAGCCGTTTACGCACAGAAACAGCAGGTGTAGTTGCTACGCACAGCGTTGCTTTTGTTAATGAATTATAA
- a CDS encoding PPK2 family polyphosphate kinase has protein sequence MNKYKVTGTIKLNEIETKEVEKKAKKKLKAIRKKISEIQEAMYAEGKYAVLICLQGMDTSGKDSLIREVFKNVSAQGVVVHSFKVPTELELKHDYLWRHYIALPAKGKIGVFNRTHYENVLVTRVHPEYIFGEKIPTVKSLDDLNDDFYNNRMDEINNFEKFISDNGTIILKFFLNLSKEEQKNRLLRRLRLKEKNWKFSPGDLKERKLWDKYQFCYQDLLNKTSKDNAPWYVIPADDKPTARLIVAETIYKTLKQYNFKEPELPKKYKIEIENYKNQLENE, from the coding sequence ATGAATAAATATAAAGTAACAGGTACTATAAAATTAAATGAAATAGAAACTAAAGAAGTAGAAAAAAAAGCTAAAAAGAAATTAAAAGCCATAAGAAAAAAAATAAGTGAAATTCAAGAGGCAATGTATGCCGAAGGTAAATATGCCGTTTTAATTTGTTTACAAGGCATGGATACTTCCGGGAAAGATAGTTTAATTAGAGAGGTTTTTAAAAATGTTAGTGCGCAAGGTGTTGTGGTGCACAGTTTTAAGGTTCCAACGGAGTTGGAGTTAAAACACGATTATTTATGGCGTCATTATATTGCATTACCAGCTAAAGGTAAAATAGGTGTTTTTAACAGAACACATTACGAAAATGTATTGGTAACACGTGTGCATCCAGAATATATTTTTGGAGAAAAAATACCGACAGTAAAAAGTTTAGACGATTTAAATGATGATTTTTACAATAACAGAATGGACGAAATAAATAATTTCGAAAAATTTATTTCTGATAATGGAACTATTATTTTAAAATTCTTTTTAAACCTTTCAAAAGAAGAGCAAAAAAATAGATTATTACGCAGATTGCGTTTAAAAGAAAAAAATTGGAAATTTTCACCTGGAGATTTAAAAGAACGTAAGCTTTGGGATAAGTATCAGTTTTGTTACCAAGATTTATTAAATAAAACTTCTAAAGATAATGCACCTTGGTATGTAATTCCTGCAGACGATAAACCAACAGCTCGTTTAATTGTTGCGGAAACTATTTATAAAACTTTAAAACAATACAATTTTAAAGAACCAGAACTGCCAAAAAAATATAAAATTGAAATTGAAAATTATAAGAATCAATTAGAGAATGAGTAA
- a CDS encoding lysophospholipid acyltransferase family protein produces MKYLWYNTVKFIVKIGLFFTHKKIKVHGTENIPKEGAILFIGNHQNALIDAIIIPTTTTRNIHFLTRASVFKIKIVDKILRSLNLIPVYRLRDGKENMDKNIAIFNQCFEYLKAKKAIQIFAEGEHHLFRRILPLKKGFARIILGTLQKYPDLEIKIVPVGINYDSHLNFPSSVSVYYGKPIVANPYFNTEKIDPSYKQIIDKVSSELKQLTTHIEDTEKYDEIIEQLTDLNVDFLNPIETNNTLKNLSSKTPAKKVKKEKINWFTPIHILTKINSFFPLLIWRYLQPKIKDIIFTNTYRFALIMTVFPLFYTIQAGIISVIFNYKYGLAYLLFCIITGIITTKTTTVTP; encoded by the coding sequence TTGAAATATCTTTGGTATAATACTGTTAAGTTTATTGTAAAAATTGGACTTTTTTTTACACACAAAAAAATTAAAGTTCATGGTACAGAAAACATCCCTAAAGAAGGTGCTATTTTATTTATTGGAAATCACCAAAACGCTTTAATAGATGCTATTATAATACCAACTACAACAACAAGAAACATTCATTTTTTAACACGAGCAAGTGTTTTTAAAATTAAAATAGTTGATAAAATTCTAAGATCTTTAAACCTCATCCCTGTCTATAGACTAAGAGATGGAAAAGAAAATATGGATAAAAATATTGCCATTTTTAACCAATGTTTTGAATATTTAAAAGCCAAAAAAGCGATACAAATTTTTGCCGAAGGTGAACACCACCTATTTAGACGTATTTTACCCTTAAAAAAAGGGTTTGCCCGTATAATTTTAGGAACACTTCAAAAATATCCAGATTTAGAAATAAAAATTGTTCCTGTTGGTATTAATTACGATTCTCATTTAAATTTCCCTTCAAGTGTTTCTGTATATTATGGAAAACCCATAGTTGCAAATCCTTATTTTAATACTGAAAAAATTGATCCTTCCTATAAACAGATTATTGATAAAGTTTCTTCTGAATTAAAACAACTTACAACTCATATAGAGGATACAGAAAAATATGATGAAATTATTGAACAATTAACAGATTTAAATGTTGATTTTTTAAATCCTATTGAAACCAACAATACCCTTAAAAACTTAAGCTCTAAAACCCCAGCTAAAAAAGTTAAAAAAGAAAAAATTAATTGGTTCACTCCTATTCATATTTTAACAAAAATAAACAGTTTTTTCCCCTTATTAATTTGGAGATATTTACAACCAAAAATAAAAGATATTATATTTACAAATACTTATAGATTTGCTTTAATTATGACTGTTTTCCCTCTATTTTATACCATACAAGCAGGCATAATAAGTGTTATTTTTAATTATAAATACGGACTAGCATATTTATTATTTTGTATAATTACAGGAATAATAACAACTAAAACAACTACAGTTACTCCATAA
- a CDS encoding GTP cyclohydrolase: MITIKEMTSKKELKTYIKFPFKLYKNNEYWVPPIIKEELESFDKTINPVFEHAEARFFVAIKNNEIVGRIAAIINYTEINEQKVKKMRFGWFDFIDDIEVSKMLLEKVREIGLQHNLEFMEGPVGFSNLDKVGVLTYGFDHIGTMVTWYNYPYYKTHFEKLGFEVGKEYLENKFPFINVKPEPLRRISTILEKRYNLTPLNFTKTKDIMPYVDKMFDLFNKSYAVLPSFVPISEIEIDYFKKKYITFINPEYIKFVVNEKDEMVAFAITMPSFSAALQKAKGKLFPLGIFHLLKAKNNSKDAIFYLIGVHPDYQSKGIHALIFNEYQKSFEKIGIETCIRTPELASNKAIAAVWKNFEPVTYKKRCTYKKDL; the protein is encoded by the coding sequence ATGATTACAATTAAAGAAATGACCTCTAAAAAGGAGCTAAAAACTTACATAAAGTTTCCTTTTAAACTCTATAAAAATAATGAATATTGGGTTCCTCCTATTATTAAAGAAGAACTCGAATCTTTTGACAAAACAATTAACCCTGTATTTGAACATGCAGAAGCCCGTTTTTTTGTGGCTATTAAAAACAACGAAATTGTAGGTAGAATTGCCGCAATTATTAATTACACCGAAATAAATGAACAAAAAGTAAAAAAAATGCGTTTCGGTTGGTTCGACTTTATAGATGATATTGAAGTTTCTAAAATGCTACTTGAAAAGGTTAGAGAAATAGGACTTCAACATAATTTAGAATTTATGGAAGGCCCTGTAGGTTTTTCAAACCTGGATAAAGTTGGCGTGTTAACCTATGGTTTCGACCATATTGGTACTATGGTTACTTGGTATAATTATCCGTATTATAAAACGCATTTCGAAAAATTAGGTTTTGAAGTTGGAAAAGAATATTTAGAAAATAAATTCCCTTTTATTAATGTAAAACCAGAACCTTTAAGAAGAATTAGTACTATTTTAGAAAAACGCTATAATTTAACTCCATTAAATTTCACAAAAACAAAAGACATTATGCCGTATGTGGATAAAATGTTCGATTTGTTTAATAAAAGTTATGCCGTATTACCTTCTTTTGTTCCTATTTCTGAAATAGAAATTGATTATTTCAAAAAAAAATACATCACATTTATTAATCCAGAATATATAAAATTTGTGGTTAATGAAAAAGATGAAATGGTAGCATTTGCCATTACTATGCCTTCATTTTCTGCCGCATTACAAAAAGCAAAAGGAAAACTTTTCCCACTAGGAATTTTCCATTTATTAAAAGCTAAAAATAATAGTAAAGATGCCATATTTTATTTAATTGGGGTACATCCTGATTATCAAAGTAAAGGAATACACGCTTTAATTTTTAATGAATATCAAAAATCTTTTGAAAAAATAGGAATCGAAACTTGTATAAGAACACCTGAACTTGCCAGTAATAAAGCAATTGCAGCTGTTTGGAAAAATTTTGAACCTGTTACTTACAAAAAAAGATGTACGTATAAAAAAGATTTATAA
- a CDS encoding 3'-5' exonuclease, with amino-acid sequence MELKLTKPIIFFDLETTGINIAKDRIVEISILKVFPNGNKESKTWLVNPEMEIPKESSDIHGITNEKVVTEPTFKELAGEVSKMIDGCDLAGFNSNRFDIPLLAEEMLRANVNFDMKDRVAIDVQVIFHKKEERTLSAGYKFYCGKDLENAHSAEADTMATYEILKAQLDKYDDLENDVNFLNEYSRHHKRADFAGFIMYNDKNEEIFTFGKYKGQKVADILKKDKGYYSWIQNADFPLYTKKVLSQIKEKTFFNKKESTLDDLQKKFNQKI; translated from the coding sequence ATGGAATTAAAGCTAACAAAACCGATTATTTTTTTCGATTTAGAAACAACAGGAATCAATATTGCAAAAGATAGAATTGTAGAAATTTCTATTTTAAAAGTGTTTCCAAACGGAAATAAAGAAAGTAAAACTTGGTTGGTAAATCCTGAAATGGAAATACCTAAAGAGTCTTCAGATATTCACGGAATTACTAACGAAAAAGTAGTTACAGAACCTACCTTTAAAGAATTGGCAGGTGAAGTTAGTAAAATGATTGATGGTTGTGATTTAGCTGGGTTTAATTCTAACAGATTCGATATTCCGTTGCTTGCAGAAGAAATGTTAAGAGCAAATGTGAATTTTGATATGAAAGATAGAGTTGCAATTGATGTACAAGTAATTTTTCATAAAAAAGAAGAAAGAACATTAAGTGCTGGTTATAAATTTTATTGTGGTAAAGATCTAGAGAATGCACATTCTGCAGAAGCTGATACAATGGCTACTTACGAAATTTTAAAAGCTCAGTTAGATAAATATGATGACCTTGAAAATGATGTTAATTTTTTAAATGAATATTCTAGACATCATAAAAGAGCTGATTTTGCAGGGTTTATTATGTACAATGATAAAAATGAAGAGATATTTACTTTTGGAAAATATAAAGGTCAAAAAGTAGCTGATATTTTAAAGAAAGATAAAGGATATTATTCTTGGATACAAAATGCAGATTTTCCTTTATATACCAAAAAAGTATTAAGTCAAATTAAAGAAAAAACTTTTTTCAATAAAAAAGAGAGTACCTTAGACGATTTGCAAAAAAAATTCAATCAAAAAATTTAA
- a CDS encoding bile acid:sodium symporter family protein — protein MIENLDSLEINFDTEGLWVLNITLAIIMFGVALGITLEDFKRLFSKPKILITGIISQFFILPLVTFIFIKILNPMPSIALGLIMVAACPGGNISNFLTQMAKGNAALSISLTAFATLISLVMTPFNLHFWGNLYAPTASILQTVELDPFELVKLVTLILGIPLILGMWVRNRKPAWATKLSKILKPISLLIFLCFIVIAFYDNFDIFINYIHYVLLIVIAHNILALLTGFYFAKAMRLSYKNQKTLSIETGIQNSGLGLLLIFSFFHGLGGMALLVAFWAIWDIVSGLILASYWSKKQIKV, from the coding sequence ATGATAGAAAACTTAGATTCGCTAGAAATAAATTTTGACACCGAAGGTCTTTGGGTTCTAAATATAACACTTGCAATAATAATGTTTGGTGTAGCACTTGGCATTACTTTAGAAGATTTTAAACGTTTATTTAGCAAACCAAAAATTTTAATAACCGGAATTATTTCCCAATTTTTTATTCTCCCCTTAGTAACTTTTATTTTTATAAAAATATTAAATCCAATGCCAAGTATTGCTTTAGGTTTAATAATGGTTGCTGCCTGCCCAGGTGGAAATATATCTAACTTTTTAACCCAAATGGCAAAAGGAAATGCAGCTCTTTCTATTAGTTTAACAGCTTTTGCAACTTTAATTTCTTTGGTTATGACGCCTTTTAACCTACATTTTTGGGGAAATTTATATGCACCAACAGCTTCAATTCTACAAACTGTAGAATTAGATCCTTTTGAGTTGGTAAAACTAGTAACATTAATTTTAGGAATTCCTCTAATATTAGGTATGTGGGTTAGAAACCGTAAACCTGCTTGGGCTACTAAACTTTCAAAAATATTAAAACCTATTTCATTACTAATTTTTTTATGTTTTATTGTAATAGCATTTTATGATAATTTTGACATTTTTATAAACTATATACATTACGTTTTATTAATTGTAATTGCACACAATATTCTTGCACTATTAACTGGTTTTTATTTTGCAAAAGCTATGCGTCTTTCATATAAAAATCAAAAAACATTATCTATAGAAACTGGAATACAAAATTCTGGATTAGGCTTATTATTAATATTTAGCTTTTTCCATGGTTTAGGAGGTATGGCTTTATTGGTAGCATTTTGGGCAATTTGGGATATTGTTTCAGGCTTAATACTTGCTAGCTATTGGTCTAAAAAACAAATAAAAGTATAA
- a CDS encoding glycoside hydrolase family 3 N-terminal domain-containing protein yields MIKKTVLIALIFCGTYLNAQSIDPLLVKDTLAQQKWVDTLLNNMTIDEKIGQLFMVAAYSNKDKYHENFISNLIDKYHIGALIFFQDNPLKQAELTNKYQSQSKIPLLIGIDGEWGLNMRLKNTYRFPWNMTLGAVENNSLITAFGVQVGKHANRMGIHMNFAPVVDVNTNPENPIIGNRSFGENPIQVADKSTAFTLGLQSQKVLASAKHFPGHGDTATDSHLTLPTVDFTKQRLDSVELYPYKQNFEAGLGSVMVAHLSVPELEPNKNLPSSLSKNIVTGLLKEKMGFKGLIITDALNMKGSADFNSPQEINLAAILAGNDLLDVPLNIPETVIRFKQALESGELTEERLDESVRKILKTKYWAGLNNYKPIETKNLLEDLNTVENELIHRKLVENSITLLKNESLIFPIQNLDKKKIAYVKLGDGENADFVENLKNYTNVDVVSSSNLYGLITKFKKYNLVIVGYHKSNTNPWKSYKFKETELVWLQEIARTNKVILDVFASPYSLLQIKTFENIDGLLLSYQNSKLSQEISAQMIFGALETNGKLPVAINKSFSEGHGLHSSSLKRLAYSIPEEVGLDSRVLKKIDSLAAIVIKDKMAPGLQVLVARKGTVVYNKSFGYHTDQKKTKVKNSDIYDVASMTKILASLPLIMELEEQKVLQLESTLGSLLPQFQGTNKDTLTVKELLSHYARLKAWIPFYFSTLDSVTSKPSKEYYRDTWSEDFPFEVAEKLYLTKSYKDSIFNKIATAEQRLKPGYKYSDLTFYIFKDIIENYYGENLDELTQEHFYKAIGANNSGYLAIHKFPKSRIVPTEKDNYYRNQLVQGYVHDMGAAMQGGIGGHAGLFTNANDVAKLMQLFLQKGFYGGKRYFKPETVDKFNHRYFEKFKVRRGLGFDKPQLNEKVKATCGCVSEESFGHSGFTGTYTWADPESEIIYVFLSNRVYPTMDNKGLVRSNIRTQIQQVIQDAIME; encoded by the coding sequence ATGATAAAGAAAACAGTTTTAATAGCTTTAATTTTTTGCGGCACATATTTAAATGCACAAAGTATAGATCCGTTATTGGTAAAAGATACTTTAGCGCAACAAAAATGGGTAGATACCTTATTAAATAATATGACAATTGATGAAAAAATTGGACAATTATTTATGGTAGCTGCTTATTCAAATAAAGATAAGTACCACGAAAATTTTATTTCGAATTTAATAGATAAGTACCATATTGGTGCGCTTATTTTTTTTCAAGATAATCCTTTAAAACAAGCAGAATTAACAAATAAATATCAGTCGCAATCTAAAATTCCGTTATTAATTGGAATAGATGGAGAATGGGGATTGAATATGCGATTAAAAAATACGTATAGATTTCCTTGGAATATGACTTTAGGAGCAGTTGAAAACAATTCGTTAATTACAGCTTTTGGAGTACAAGTAGGTAAACATGCGAACCGTATGGGTATTCATATGAATTTTGCACCTGTAGTAGATGTAAATACAAATCCAGAAAATCCAATAATTGGAAATCGTTCTTTTGGCGAGAATCCGATACAGGTTGCAGATAAAAGTACTGCATTTACATTAGGGCTTCAAAGTCAAAAAGTACTTGCAAGTGCTAAACATTTTCCTGGACATGGAGATACAGCAACAGATTCTCATCTTACACTTCCAACAGTAGATTTTACAAAACAGCGCTTAGATTCGGTAGAGCTATATCCTTATAAACAAAATTTTGAAGCAGGTTTAGGAAGTGTAATGGTGGCGCATTTAAGTGTGCCAGAATTAGAGCCAAATAAAAATTTACCATCTTCTTTATCAAAAAATATTGTGACAGGTTTATTAAAAGAAAAAATGGGCTTTAAAGGGCTAATTATTACAGATGCACTTAATATGAAGGGATCTGCAGATTTTAATTCTCCTCAAGAGATTAATTTAGCAGCAATACTTGCTGGGAATGATTTGTTAGATGTGCCTTTAAATATTCCAGAAACTGTTATCCGTTTTAAACAAGCCTTAGAGTCGGGTGAACTTACTGAAGAGCGTTTAGACGAATCAGTTCGGAAAATATTAAAAACAAAGTATTGGGCGGGTTTAAATAACTATAAGCCTATTGAAACTAAAAATTTACTTGAAGATTTAAATACGGTTGAGAATGAATTAATTCATAGAAAATTGGTTGAAAATTCGATTACTTTATTAAAAAATGAATCTCTTATTTTTCCAATTCAGAATTTAGATAAAAAGAAAATTGCTTATGTAAAATTGGGTGATGGTGAGAATGCTGATTTTGTTGAGAATTTAAAGAATTATACAAATGTAGATGTGGTTTCGTCTTCTAATTTATACGGATTAATTACAAAGTTTAAAAAGTATAATTTAGTTATTGTAGGATATCATAAATCAAATACAAATCCTTGGAAAAGTTATAAATTTAAAGAAACCGAGTTGGTATGGTTACAAGAAATTGCTAGAACTAATAAGGTTATTTTAGATGTTTTTGCAAGTCCTTATAGTTTATTGCAAATTAAAACTTTTGAAAATATTGACGGACTTTTACTTTCATATCAAAATAGTAAATTGTCTCAAGAAATTTCTGCACAAATGATTTTTGGAGCTCTTGAAACTAATGGAAAATTGCCTGTTGCTATAAATAAATCTTTTTCTGAAGGTCACGGCTTACATTCAAGTTCATTAAAAAGATTGGCTTACTCTATACCTGAAGAGGTGGGATTAGATAGTCGTGTTTTAAAAAAAATAGATTCGTTAGCAGCCATTGTAATAAAAGATAAAATGGCGCCTGGTTTACAAGTTTTAGTTGCAAGAAAAGGAACCGTTGTTTATAATAAGAGCTTTGGCTATCATACAGATCAAAAGAAAACAAAAGTTAAAAATAGTGATATTTATGATGTAGCTTCTATGACTAAAATATTAGCTTCATTGCCATTGATTATGGAGTTAGAAGAGCAGAAAGTATTGCAGTTAGAAAGTACTTTAGGTTCTTTATTGCCTCAATTTCAAGGAACTAATAAAGATACTTTAACTGTAAAAGAATTGCTATCGCATTATGCAAGGTTAAAAGCTTGGATTCCTTTTTATTTTAGCACTTTAGATAGTGTTACAAGTAAGCCTTCAAAAGAATATTATAGAGATACTTGGTCAGAAGATTTTCCTTTTGAAGTTGCTGAAAAATTGTATTTAACTAAAAGTTATAAAGACTCTATTTTTAATAAAATAGCTACAGCAGAACAACGTTTAAAACCAGGATATAAGTATAGTGATTTAACTTTTTATATATTTAAAGATATTATTGAAAATTACTATGGCGAAAATTTAGATGAATTAACACAAGAACATTTTTATAAAGCTATTGGAGCTAATAATTCAGGGTATTTGGCTATTCATAAATTTCCAAAATCTAGAATTGTTCCAACAGAAAAAGATAATTATTACCGCAATCAGCTTGTGCAAGGTTATGTGCACGATATGGGAGCTGCAATGCAAGGTGGTATTGGTGGGCATGCCGGCTTATTTACTAATGCAAATGATGTAGCTAAACTAATGCAGTTATTTTTGCAGAAAGGTTTTTATGGTGGAAAACGTTACTTTAAACCTGAAACTGTAGACAAGTTTAACCATAGGTATTTTGAGAAATTTAAAGTTAGAAGAGGTCTTGGGTTTGACAAGCCGCAACTTAATGAAAAAGTAAAAGCAACTTGTGGTTGCGTTTCAGAAGAGAGTTTTGGACATAGTGGATTTACAGGGACCTATACTTGGGCAGATCCTGAATCTGAAATTATCTATGTGTTCTTATCAAATAGGGTATATCCAACAATGGATAATAAAGGTTTGGTGCGTTCTAATATTAGAACACAAATTCAACAAGTAATACAAGATGCAATTATGGAGTAA
- a CDS encoding DUF4159 domain-containing protein — MKNIQFSKILSKVKKLKIFIFTIVFCVLYLTNINAQQVAILKYNGGGDWYANPTALPNLIEFCNDAINTNIKTNPETVEAASIDVFNYPIIFMTGHGNVIFSEDAVYNLKTYLMSGGFLHISDNYGLDKFIRREIKKIFPTLDFQEIPFNHPIFHQTFDFKEGVPKIHEHDNKTPQGFGLFYEGRLVCFYDYEADLSDGWEDEEVHNDPFEIREKALQMGANIIEYAFKN; from the coding sequence ATGAAAAATATTCAATTTTCTAAAATATTATCAAAAGTTAAAAAGTTAAAAATATTCATTTTTACTATCGTATTTTGCGTTTTATACCTTACCAATATAAACGCACAACAAGTGGCTATTTTAAAATACAATGGCGGTGGAGATTGGTATGCAAATCCTACAGCCTTACCTAACTTAATAGAGTTTTGTAACGATGCAATTAATACAAACATAAAAACCAACCCAGAAACTGTTGAAGCAGCAAGTATAGACGTATTTAATTATCCGATTATTTTTATGACCGGACACGGAAATGTTATATTTTCTGAAGACGCAGTTTATAACCTAAAAACTTATTTAATGTCCGGTGGTTTTTTACATATCTCGGATAATTATGGGCTCGATAAATTTATTAGAAGGGAAATTAAAAAAATTTTTCCTACTTTAGATTTTCAAGAAATCCCGTTTAATCATCCCATTTTTCATCAAACATTTGATTTTAAAGAAGGTGTGCCAAAAATTCATGAACACGACAATAAAACCCCACAAGGTTTTGGATTGTTTTACGAAGGAAGATTGGTTTGTTTTTACGATTATGAAGCAGATTTAAGTGATGGTTGGGAAGATGAAGAAGTACATAACGATCCATTTGAGATAAGAGAAAAAGCTTTACAAATGGGTGCTAATATTATTGAATACGCTTTTAAAAATTAA
- a CDS encoding GIY-YIG nuclease family protein: MKTYDVYILKCADNSYYVGVTNNLEKRIMEHKEGLDSKSYTFKRRPIALIWNQTFNDIEQAIGFEKKLKGWNRVKKEALINGEFDKLVRLSKNYTQYGKSSTSSD; the protein is encoded by the coding sequence ATGAAAACGTATGATGTTTATATTTTAAAATGTGCTGATAATTCGTACTATGTTGGTGTTACTAATAATTTAGAAAAAAGAATTATGGAGCATAAAGAAGGTTTAGATTCTAAAAGTTATACATTTAAAAGAAGGCCAATAGCCTTAATTTGGAATCAAACTTTTAATGATATAGAGCAAGCAATTGGTTTTGAGAAAAAGTTAAAAGGATGGAATAGAGTTAAAAAAGAAGCACTGATTAATGGTGAATTTGACAAGTTGGTAAGGTTATCTAAAAATTATACTCAATACGGTAAGTCTTCGACAAGCTCAGACTGA
- a CDS encoding ABC transporter ATPase gives MFVNFEDLDKNARVWIYQANRAFTNNEVEIINEKTADFVLGWQRHGEDLKASFCIKYNQFIVLAVDENFNNVSGCSIDASVNLIKNLENVFSVDLTNKLNVSFRDGDAINIVSMADFQKYVKEQKITTNTIVFNNLVTTKGDFENNWEVTADKSWHKRFLVS, from the coding sequence ATGTTCGTTAATTTTGAAGATTTAGATAAAAATGCTAGAGTTTGGATTTATCAAGCAAATAGAGCGTTTACTAATAATGAAGTTGAAATTATAAATGAAAAAACTGCCGATTTTGTTTTAGGTTGGCAACGACATGGAGAAGATTTAAAAGCATCTTTTTGTATTAAATACAATCAATTTATTGTGTTGGCTGTAGATGAAAATTTTAACAATGTTTCAGGTTGTTCTATTGATGCATCTGTAAATTTAATCAAGAATTTAGAAAATGTTTTTTCAGTAGATTTAACAAATAAGTTGAATGTTTCTTTTAGAGATGGTGATGCTATTAACATAGTTAGCATGGCAGATTTTCAAAAATATGTTAAGGAACAAAAAATTACTACAAACACTATTGTTTTTAATAATTTAGTAACAACTAAAGGAGATTTTGAAAACAATTGGGAAGTAACTGCAGATAAAAGTTGGCATAAACGCTTTTTGGTAAGCTAA
- a CDS encoding GIY-YIG nuclease family protein — protein sequence MKTYDVYILKCADNSYYVGVTNNLEKRIMEHKEGLDSKSYTFKRRPIALIWNQTFNDIEQAIGFEKKLKGWSRVKKEALINGEFDKLVRLSKNYTQYGKSSTSSD from the coding sequence ATGAAAACGTATGATGTTTATATTTTAAAATGTGCTGATAATTCGTACTATGTTGGTGTTACTAATAATTTAGAAAAAAGAATTATGGAGCATAAAGAAGGTTTAGATTCTAAAAGTTATACATTTAAAAGAAGGCCAATAGCCTTAATTTGGAATCAAACTTTTAATGATATAGAGCAAGCAATTGGTTTTGAGAAAAAGTTAAAAGGATGGAGTAGAGTTAAAAAAGAAGCACTGATTAATGGTGAATTTGACAAGTTGGTAAGGTTATCTAAAAATTATACTCAATACGGTAAGTCTTCGACAAGCTCAGACTGA